TCCTTCATCACCCATATTGAAACTACACACGAAGTACGACAATAACAAGAATAACATAAACAACCATCTAGAACTCCCAACATTCTAAGATACCATAAATCTTCTTCTAAATCGACTGGAGGAGAGGGAAATAACTGAAACGTCTCGTTATCAATATCAAATGTGCAAATCTTTTTATGAGGATCTTCATACTCATGAATATTCCAATGAATGTGGTTATTCAAGAACGTTCCGCTATACCCATAAACAGAATAAGTAACATGACCAAGAGTAAGACTTCTCCATTTGCCAGTGCCAAGAGTGTAAATCTCGGCATGTAGCACACGTCTAGACAATGTATTATCATGGAAAATCCTTATAACTTTGTATTCCCCACTCAACGAACTGACTCCAAAACCATAAGAATTCACTGTATCTATTTCCTTACAGTGTATCTGCTCAGGAAGGATCATATATTCTCCAGTGATAGGATTACATATGTGAATCTTATCTCTTCCGTAGTCACTATCGGACAAACATATCAAACATATCAAACCATTAACTGATCCCAATGCACACAGTCGATCATTTTGAAAAGAGGGAACACGGTTAAGGTCGAGACGCATGATTGGGTCGTGGTGTAAAATATCACGCCCATGTTCCTCTTCAATCTCCTCCAACCTCAACAATTTTGGTTTAGTTATAAGGTCCCGTATATACTTATCAAAAAGCATGAAACACTCAggtgatttggggagctgaagagtAATAAAATGAGAGTTGGTAATAAGATTCAGCCAATCACGGCAAACGAATTTGCAGTGGACGATTGTTTTGACAGGAAGTCTAACGAGAATCTCAACAATGTGATAATCTGATAAGTCATGTATGGATGCATTGCGACTGGTGTCACCAACAATTGATTTCAAAAGGGAGCGTTTAGTCATTGACAAGTTTCTCTCAATTTCCATATTTTTTTGAGTTGTGGAAATTGTGAAAAGGGAAAACACCTAATTTTTGTTTTTTGATTTTcgagttttatttaaaaatattgCAGAGAGCATGAGGATTCCTGAACTAAGTCTTAGGGTTTTTAGAATTTGTGGTATAAGCAGAAATTTATGAGACCAAGTAAGATGTATTAAAATCATGATGATAAAGGCGATTGAAACATGACGTAACACTTGAGAAACAGCAACATT
This genomic window from Rutidosis leptorrhynchoides isolate AG116_Rl617_1_P2 chromosome 2, CSIRO_AGI_Rlap_v1, whole genome shotgun sequence contains:
- the LOC139887981 gene encoding F-box/kelch-repeat protein At3g06240-like, giving the protein MEIERNLSMTKRSLLKSIVGDTSRNASIHDLSDYHIVEILVRLPVKTIVHCKFVCRDWLNLITNSHFITLQLPKSPECFMLFDKYIRDLITKPKLLRLEEIEEEHGRDILHHDPIMRLDLNRVPSFQNDRLCALGSVNGLICLICLSDSDYGRDKIHICNPITGEYMILPEQIHCKEIDTVNSYGFGVSSLSGEYKVIRIFHDNTLSRRVLHAEIYTLGTGKWRSLTLGHVTYSVYGYSGTFLNNHIHWNIHEYEDPHKKICTFDIDNETFQLFPSPPVDLEEDLWYLRMLGVLDGCLCYSCYCRTSCVVSIWVMKEYGIGNSWQKKILITESISPILHGPYDILCFPMGSFKDGRILMMSFSGKLLVYHPNTHTIEKTQFSDVNAISYRPSFVKLQNFESESVHKFPLETC